The DNA region TTTGTTTTCAGGGAATTTTTGAACACGTAGTTGCTAAGTACAAAAAGTTTGTAATGGGTTCAGAAAGAAGGAAAGCATTACCATTCAAAGCCAAAATGCCAGATACCGCCAACATATCAAGACTTTTGAATGAACTTCCCGCATGCTTCAGGGTTACTTTGCAAGGAAAGTTTGGCCATATTTTGGATCTTCTCTCCGTAGATGTTCAAACACCAGCCATCACCGCTTtagctcagttctatgatcctccgCTTCGAAGTTTCTTATTCCAAGACTTTCAGTTGACTCCAACCTTGGAGGAATTCGACCGGCTCTTGGTATTTTCTATGAAAGGAAGGACACCGTATAATAGGATTGGTCAGGTACCTGAGGTAGAGATGTTAGCCCTTGCCCTCCATATCCCCATATCTGATGCATTGGCTAATTGGAAGAAAAGGGAGAATCTCTTTGGTTTTTGGAGGGCTTACCTAGATGAAGAAGCAGAAAGGTTGTTTGAGATACGTCATTGGGATGCATTGGCAAATATACTAGCTCTTCTCATATATGGGCTAGTATTGTTCCCAACCCATGAAGGTTTTATAGATTCAGCTGCCATAAGTATCTTTTGGGCCGTTTGGAAGGATAAACAAAGTTTGGTTCCTCCACTATTAGCTGACACTTTTCATACTTTGCATACTCGACATCAAAAGAAGAATGGAATGTTGATATGTTGCCTTCCATTGCTCTATAATTGGCTTATCTCATATGTGTTCAAGCCTGATGCTCACATCAGTGAAATGTCCAATGGGGAGTGGGCAAGAACTCTGGTGTCTTTGTCTAGTAAGGATATCATTTGGTACCGACACAAGCTGAATGTCGAAGAAATCATTATCAGTTGTGGTAGTTTCCCAAATGTACCACTAATAGGATCTAAAGGTTGCATCAGCTACAACCCCATGTTAGCTTTGCGACAGTTTGGATATCCTATGCGTGGGAAGCCCGATGGTAAAGAGTTAGAAGAGATGGTTTTGAATGATATGGGAACCAACGATCCTTTTCTCCTCCGTAAGATCATTCGATCTTGGGAAAAGGTGTATACCAAAGGAACAAAATTAGTAAAGAAGAACGATGCAACAAGGGTTCCTTATCAGCAATGGATCTCGGAGAGGATCAAAGTTGTGAAGCTCCCTTTTTCTATAGAGATTCCTCTAAAGTCTACTTCACCAGAACCAGTCCCTGTTTCTCTTGAAGAGGTggaagaacttcgagccatggtaGCTAAACTTGGAAAGGAGAAAGATGATCTGCAATCTGAACTCTACAAAGAAACTGGGAAAAATATGATTCTCAAAAGGAAGAGTAACCAaagtgtcgcatcacgcgaaaaaccggcgggaaaacaagaacaacagagccgccaccgtgcgttatttatcccaaaagagggaaaggaaacgctcagagtaaacctgggaaaggaaaggtctcgcgaccaaagagaatgggatcgggagtcggttatgcgaagggaaggtattagcacccctacgcatccatcgtactcgacgggatccacgcacaatagaaaggaaaatggttgctaaacactgctcaaacacacacacactggctgaaagagacacaagaaaacaaaagagactgactcggcaggacatcgcatcatgggcctacttagtctatcaggcatagacatcagagtcaaagtagttcggactggggaaacgacacatgctcgctaggatgtcgcatcctatgcatacgtatctccttggacgaaggagaatcagagcattcgtagctcggctgacacgcacacaaacagacacaagcaaaggcaaacgtggagcccgaatgccaatcactggacttacatcagcatccgaaccaaaacacacacaagaaggaaaacatggagcccgaatgccaatcactggacttacatcagcatccgaaccaaacaaacccacgatggaacccgaatgccactcgatggacttacatcagcttccaagca from Lathyrus oleraceus cultivar Zhongwan6 chromosome 1, CAAS_Psat_ZW6_1.0, whole genome shotgun sequence includes:
- the LOC127099195 gene encoding uncharacterized protein LOC127099195; the protein is MGSERRKALPFKAKMPDTANISRLLNELPACFRVTLQGKFGHILDLLSVDVQTPAITALAQFYDPPLRSFLFQDFQLTPTLEEFDRLLVFSMKGRTPYNRIGQVPEVEMLALALHIPISDALANWKKRENLFGFWRAYLDEEAERLFEIRHWDALANILALLIYGLVLFPTHEGFIDSAAISIFWAVWKDKQSLVPPLLADTFHTLHTRHQKKNGMLICCLPLLYNWLISYVFKPDAHISEMSNGEWARTLVSLSSKDIIWYRHKLNVEEIIISCGSFPNVPLIGSKGCISYNPMLALRQFGYPMRGKPDGKELEEMVLNDMGTNDPFLLRKIIRSWEKVYTKGTKLVKKNDATRVPYQQWISERIKVVKLPFSIEIPLKSTSPEPVPVSLEEVEELRAMVAKLGKEKDDLQSELYKETGKNMILKRKSANLRCYTKEGIEQDLKERVLECLDQADSGLGSLCDELAKAKRDGQEWKHWSDLATKQKKEVREELEAQIQELKEQLRSSEAEVVRERRLKEQAQRTSQICPKAWEKKCDKLNTNKELASYWKEQYESLKSQSMGWLNHRKHLNEILDEYECTINLL